Genomic DNA from Alkalihalobacterium alkalinitrilicum:
AGTACGACAATGAATTCATCACCGCCAAACCGTGAAACGACATCGCTTTCACGTACACATTGAACAAACCGTTGACTCACCTGTTGTAAGAAAGTATCTCCAATCATGTGGCCCAACGCATTATTAATGAATTTAAACCTGTCAATATCAATAAACAGAACGGCTAGACTTTGCTGATTTGTCTTATGCTGAGACAAGGTTTCATGAAGATAATCATTTAACCTGTCACGGTTCGGCAACCCTGTTAAAACATCATGGTATGCCATGTATTGAAGTTTTTCTTCTAATTGTTTTCGTTCTGTATTGTCATACGTCACACCGTTTAATTTTACGACATTTCCAGCAGGATCAAAGACAGGATTACCAAAGGATTCAATCCACTTGATTGCCCCGTCTTTGTGAAAAATCCTCCACTCACATCTATAAGGTGTACCTGATAACAATGCTTGAAAGTAATGATCGACTTTATCTTTATCCTCGGGATGGCAGACCTCAAGCCAAAGCTCGTAATTTTTCTCAAAATCCCTCTGAGTATACCCATAGATTTTTTCAATTCCTTTTGATACTTTTAATTGTTTATGAATAACATCATTAGACCAAAAAAATATGTGATTGTTCCGAAAAAGACTCTCGAATTCAGCTTTACTTTGTTGCAATTCTTCATTCAAGAATTTTGCCTTATCATACTGCTTACCTAACCACCTGACTACAGGTAGAAGTAAAATAATGAACATGGAATTACGAAATACGACAAGGCTACACTGTTTTCCACATGACGGTAAATTAAGATAATGATCGTAACAGCAATAGTGATTAAACAAATTGATATTCTCCCCGTATATTTCAACATAATTTTCTCCTTAAACATAAAAAAGTGACCTTCAAAGGAAATCAGCTTACATATCCCTTGGTAATTGAACTATTTCACCAGTTTTATTTATTGTGTCCAAGTTGTATGAGATTATTTTCCAAGATGAGAGTTTCACTGTTGGGTCAGACCCCGCTCTTTAATCGATGGTTATTTTGGTACCGTCATACTTTGTTAACGTAAATCCATCAAAGTGTTCATTATAGGTTTTTCTGAAGTCACGAAGGACCTCTATGGCTACTGATTAAGCGAGTTTGATACCCTCTATCCCGTCAGAACGCCAATGAACACCTGCTGTATCTCTCCCAAGGGCAATATTAGAAGCTAGTTTATTTAATTTTCCGCCTATTGTTAACCGTCAGTCTGAGTATGGAACTAATGAAAGTCCCATACTTGTTGAACACTTTAGATATAACTCTATCATCGAACCAACGAACGAAGACGAGGCTATGATGGATGAAGAGGAAGTCGAACAAAAAGTTATGGTTGATGAAGGAGATGGAGTAGCTAAAGAGGAGGAAATAGACGGGAAGAAGCCTATTTAACGGAAATTCGCCAAATCTCATTTTACGTAGGCTTAACTCTATCGGAACAAGGTTGAAGAAGTGGGAGAGTATATGGAAAATATTAATCGTATCATTATGGAAGTGGACCGAAATTTACTTTTAAGAATGCGAGTCATAACTTAAGATTATGACTCGCATTCTTTGTTAAGGATAGTCAATACAACTATCGAAATTATCAGGTCTACAACGTTTCAATCGGTTTTTCATTTTTACAAATCCTTTAATTACTCCGTATTTTTGGATCGAAAGAATAGCATATTGAGAACATGTTGGATAAAATCGACATTTCATTTTAAAGCTTTTTCGTGGTGAAATCCATTTTTGGTAAACTTTAATTGATGTGATAATCAAACTTTTTATCATTTTAATCTACCTCGTGAACGATCTCTTCTTTGTTAATAGCTTTTGAACTGCATTTAGGACACTTATCCAAATCCTGCACTTCCTTCAAGTTTTTTTCTGGAATGAACAACGCTGGTAAGCACCCTGTACAGCACATCATGTTTTTCCCTGTATTACTCATTTCGTTTCCTAAGTTTTGCAACTTTTCACCGAAGTTTTTCGTGACATCTTCTTTGCCGTAATACCATACATTCCCACAAGCTTTACAGGTACACTTTGTTTCCTTTATTTTTTTAGTCATCAACTTCACCCTCTAAAATACCATTTAGGTTATTGTTCAATTAATTTTTTTCAGTATACTAGTAAAAATTTTCATCTTTTTACAGAAAGTACAATAGTGGGATGTGAATTTTAAAAGCAAATTATCCAAATTAATAGAAGGAATGAAGAATTAATGAAGCCCAGTGGTAATATGTCAAACAATAAAAAGTAAAAAAATGGAAATTAAAAGAGGTCAAAAGAAAAAACGACTAAAAAAGGATAAACCAAATAAACCTCACATAATTCATAATTTTCACCTTATATTATGCGAAGCTGGGCATCGAAAGGATGTTGAATAAAAAAGACTTATCCTCTCCTTTCAGGTGGTGTATACAATTGATTGGTGCGTAGTAGCGAATACACCAATCGTACCAATTTTCTTGCGGTTAATATACGAGGAGGTAAACTGATGAAGGTAATGGCTAAAATATTACTTATATTTTTGTTATTTATTTCACTGAATGCATGTGGTGAAGCGGAAGTGAGTCCTGTAGAACAAGAAAAAGAACAGGAGCAAGAAGAACAAGAAAATGCTGCTGAAGAGCTTCAAGAAGAATTGGATGAAGCAGAAGAAGAGCCAGAGGGTGAAGGAGAAACGGAAGAGAATTTATCGATTGGAGATAGTGTTAATTTCAATGATATTGTTATTACTTTAAACGATGTTGCATATAGTCAAGGAAGCGATTGGGAGACACCTAATGAAGCAACTTTTCTACTAGCTGACTTTACCGTAGAAAATACATCTGATGAAAGTTATAATATTTCATCCATGATGAATTTCGCTATATATGATGAAGAGCATTTTAAACATTCTATAACTATCTATACAGATGCAAAAGGTAGCATGGACGGTGAGATTGGACCTGGAAGAACAATGCGTGGAGAAGTGGCGTTTGATGTACCAGAAAGTTCATATTATGAAGTGGTTTTTGAAGAGCCTTTTACGAATGGACAAGCCATTTGGGTAGTTGAACCGTAACAAAAAGAGGCTGGGACATAACTAAAAAGCTCCACTCTAAAGGCGAATAATCGCGGGATAAAGAAGCCAATAAATACAAAAATCCGAACTAATATACTTTTGTCCCAGCCTCTTCTTGTCTTGGACTTGTTTTATGGAAAAAGTTTTGTGATAGAAAAAATCCAAGAATTCAAAAACCAGTTCTGTATGTAGCGGGGATGATTTATTTACTAGATAAGTTAGTGCCGTTTGGAAATATGCTCACACAAACCGAGTTAGCAGAGGAATTTAAGATTTCTAGCAGCAGTGTTTCGACAAAGTATAAAGAATTAGAGAATGTACTTTGGGAAGATATTATGGAATTACAACAAAATCTTCTCGATTTTGATAGAGAAGATCTAGTTGATGAAGACGAGATGTTCGAGCAAGGGGGGATCTTTGAAGATGATTTCTTAAGTTCCAAAATGTCATTAGAACGTGAGATGGCTAAAGTCACTCAACTAATACAGGATAAGGACTTGGATTCAATAGAAGAAGTGAACGCATTTTTAACGGAATATTTGGACGGTGGCAGCACCCGACCTAATAGCAATCTCTCCAACAAAGATAAAGCACAAGACTTAATCTACGAAGCCTATGAAGCAAAGGGAATGAAGCGAAAAAGGCTTGCAGAGCAGACGTTGAAGTTATATCCAAATAGTCCTGATGCGTACAATATTTTAGCTATGTATGAAGATGATCCAGAAGAACTCTTTTTCGAGGGAATGAAAGCTGGGGAGAAAGAGTTAGGAAAAGCGTATTTCAATGAAAATAAAGGACACTTTTGGGGTCTAGTTGAAACTCGTCCATATATGCGAATAAAGTTGAATTATGCTTGCTATTTACTAGATACTGGTCGTGGGGAAAAAGCGATTAAACATTTCAAAGAATTACTCGAACTAAATCCAAATGATAATCAAGGTGTTCGTTTTGAGTTATTTGTTACATATGTAGAAGAGAAAATGTATGAAGAAGCGAAAGGCTTACTCGAAGAATATAAAGATACGTTATCGGCGAGTGCTACTTATAATCGTGCGTTGATCGAGTATTTACAAAATGGTCCGACCAAAAGAGCAAAGCAATTACTAAATAACGCAAAAGAAAGTAACCCCTATGTGATCGACTATTTATCTATGAAGAAACGGTTACCTACCGCTATTCCTAATGCCTATAGTCTAGGTGATGAGAATGAGGCAATCATTTATGCAGATCAACATTTACACCTATGGCATGAGGCTGAGGAGATCATTGAATGGTTAACTCGTAAATGAAAGGGAATAATTAATGGTGGAGAATAAGCAATATAGGATTATGTTTATCAGGGGAGGAATGTCCTGAATGGAACCATTAAAAGAAATACGCTGGAAACAAAGATTTGAGAACTTCGAAAAAACCTATACACTATTAAATAAGTTTTCTCAATAGGAGCTTAAAACAGACTTAGAGAGAGCTGGTATTATCTAATTTTTTGAAATTACTTTTGAACTAGCATGGAAAGTGTTGAAGGATTACCTTGAGGCAGAAGGATTTCTCGTGAAAAGTCCTATAGAAACAATTAAACAGGCCTTTCAAATTGGCTTAATTGAAGAAGGGCATGTATGGATGGATGCCCTAGCCAAACGTAATTTAACTACTCATACTTATGATGAAGAATTAGCCAGAAAGTTTGTCAGTGAAATCACTGAGAAATTCTTACCTGTCTTTAAGAAAATGTACGAAAAACTGTCAGAGGAACGATAATGATGTTTGGATTGTTAGAAAGGGACATTAATTATATCATTAAAGGATTATGTAAATTTACTGAAATCGACCAAGCTAAAATTTTTGGAAGCCGCGCTTTAGGTAACTACAAAAGTGGATCAGATGTTGATATAGCATTATTAGGACAAGAAATAACGGATAGAACGATAGATGAATTAAGTGAATTGCTGAATGAAGTATACCCACTTCCTTATTTTTTTGATATTCTACACTACTCAGCCTTAAACAATCAAAAACTTAAGGAACATATAGATACTGTAGGAATTGAATTTTACCGACGAAATTCGTAAGAGAATAATAGGGCTTGTTCTATCATTGATAAAGTGAGGGCAGGCTCTTTTTTGATTAAGGAAGGGAAAGGTATAATCAATTGGAAGAAGAATAAAAGGGATTAATCTCTAATCTCTAGATGTAGAAACAGAAAGAAACTAGAGGAATTGAAAAATATACCAGACCAAGTTGGAAAAATCTGCGCCAAAGTTAAAAATAAACCCTCTTTAACTCTTAATTAAACGATCATGAAGATGTGGGTAATATTAAATAAGGATTTCTAGCAATTGTAGACTTTTTGAAATTTTTCTACTCCAAAAAAATAAGTAACCACCTCCACTAATTTGGGAGTGGATAGGATGGTTACTTCGTATGAGTTTCTCTGACTAACATTAGCGAATTTAAAGCACCATTTTCTGTCTTCTTTGTAATTCAATTTTATTAAGTAATAGATTCAGATGCTTCTGTTCATCTTTACTAATATCAATAAATTGAACACCGTAGATGAATGTGTCTTTTTGTAAATATTCCTCTTTACGTATGAATTGTGCTTTTAATGTAAAAGGAATGTTTTTGATAGAGAAAGTAATATTGAAAACAATTTTTTGTTTGACGGGTAAATTATATGGACATGTAAATTTCAGTCCACTAACACTGATATCTTGTATTTTCCCAGTAAACTTTTTATGTTTTAATTGTTCAAGTTTTTTATTTTCAAAATATAAAAATTCACTTACACAATCTTCTGTAAGGGTAACTCTAAAATGTTTTCGACGATTGAGGTTTAGGTTCACCTGGTATGACGCTGTTTTTCTTTGATCATTAATCAAGTTGTTGTTGTCGACGTTCATGGGGGTTACTCTGTTCATTTCAATTTTTTTATTCTGTACAAATAAGATGGATAGAGTAGCTATAAATAATACTATTAACAGCAGCATTATAATTAGCTCCAAATCAAGATATATCATAGCTGTACCTCATATAATCTGTTCTAGTAATGAAGGCTTTCCTAATATGAAGCCTTGACCATACTGGATATCTAATGTTTTAGCTACAGCTAATTCGGAAGGAGTTTCAATACCTTCTAAAATCACTGAACAATCGTTTTGTACAGAATAATTATTCAATAGTTGAATATAGGACTGTTTTTTCTTTGAAAGGTGTAAATCTTTTGAAAAGTAGCGATCTAACTTCAGAAAATCTGGATCTAACTCGACGATGCTTTGGGCATTAGAATATCCCTTTCCTGTATCATCGATAGCAATCAAAAAACCAAAATTCTTTAAAACAGCTATTTTTTGCTTCAGTTCGTCCATTTTGTTATTAATCTCAGATTCTGAAAGTTCTAAAACAATTTGTTGACTAAGAAGGACATCTTCAGCGATAATTTTATTAAGAAAAGTTGGGAAATTTGGATGTAAAAGTGTCGATGGAAAGATATTTAAAAACAATTTTCCTTTACTTTTCGTTAAGCCTGCTGAACGGTAGGTGGAAATCGCTTTATGAATGGACCCCGAATCCAATTCATAAAGCTTTTTCTCTTTTCTAGCCTCAATAAACGTAGCTTCAGGATTAGGAAATAGCTTAGATCTTAATAAAACTTCAAATCCCAGTATGCGCCAATTGTTCAAGTCATAAATGGGTTGAAAATGATGATAGAAATTCTCCTCACGTATTAAATTGTTAATTAACACGAGTACGTATCCCCCTTTTTTATGTAAATAAAAAAGATGGAACCCGAAAAATAGGTATCCATCTTTACCAGTTCTTTCGGTAACCCAGCCGTCATAGTATAGTACCTTAGACCTGTGGCTTTGCGTCCTTATTTTTCAATAAGTTTGCCTTTATCTTAAAACTATTATTAATACATGTATTTATGTTTAATACTTTAACCACATTATAAATGAAATAAAAGAACTTTCCAACCAGTATAATACAAATTTTGATAATTTTTTGTGCAATTAGTTCTAAGCTGCCACAGTGAGACCCCGAGATTTGTCGAACATAATCCTTTAATGTTTTCCCGATATATGCGATGAGAACCTGGACTTTCGTTGGAGATTAGACTATATCAAATTACAGGAAGCCACTTTTTCACTTCCTTTTCCTCCTTTATGAACCCTTTTGATAATTACAAATTTATGATTTTTTTAGCAATGTACCTAAAAAATTATTTTTAGGTACATTGTTGTTTTTGTCCCTTTTCCCATATATACATGGTGAAAGGGGGTGAGAACATGCTTACTAATTCTCGCTTAGTGATTGTATTCGAAACAGGGATCAATCAAATCGGTGAGCCGATCTTGAAAACGAAGAGCTTTAACAACATTAAAATGGGGGCAACGAACGAGCAGTTAAAAGCTGTCGCTGATGCGTTAACACCGCTTCAAGGTTGGACACCTTATAAGATGGAACGCAGCAATACGTATAATCTTGAGGCTTAACTTTATGAAATGATGATAGAAAGGAGAGTTTAGGATGACGAAACGACTAGAACTTGTATTTGAAAATGAGCAAGCGAAAACGGTGACACTTTCACTCGACAACCCGGTATATCCAGTTGATCCGACTGCGGTTGGTGCCGCTATGGATGCGATCATTGCAGAAAATGCGTTTACATCAGCTGGTGGAAACTTAGTAGCGAAAAAGAGTGCGCGTGTTGTTGACCGAACAGTGGAAATGATTGAATTTTAATTATTAGCAGGGAAAGGAAGAGGCGAAGTTAGGCCTCTTCCTTTTTTAAATGATGAAGGGAGATTTTGATGATGGAAACGTGGCTACCGCTTTTAAGTGAGTTTGGCTTTCCTGTGATGGTGACTCTTTACTTGTTGCATCGCGTCGAAAAAAAGTTAGACATAGTCAACCAATCGATCGAGCGACTACCCGAAAGCTTAGCAACACTTCAATATTATGGAGGAACGGAGCAGAAGAGAAGTAGTATGTGAGGATGAGTGAACCATCTAGCGTAGGTGCTAGGTGGTTCTCGTCGTTACAAGTCTGTCAAAATTTGATCTTCTATGTCGAGAAATCTTTAAATCATGAAAAGTTGAAAATAAATAAGGTCAAGTTGAAAATAAAAATGCTGTGATCCATCTTCATTCAGTGGTTGCGTAAGTGTTCGTGACTCTCTACTTGCTGCACCGCGTCGAAAAAATAAATGTTCAGGTATAAATAAATAGTCTTAAAGAACTATTACATTTCAAAAGAATGGGATTATAATTATCTAGTCGCGACACAGTTAAATAAGAAGGGAAATTAGAAAAGTGAATAAAAAAATGATTAGTGCAATCATTACTGTGGTGTTTCTAGGTATTAGTGGATATTACTTTTTTCAAAATGCCTCAGGCAATACAGATTTAATGTTAACGTATATTGAGGAAACGAATCACTTAACAGATAATTATAATCTATTACTTTATGAAGAAGAATTGATTGATACAGAAGAGGAATTAGTGACTTTTACTGAAAAGGTACTCCTGCCTTCATTAGATAGTATTATAGCTGAGGCTAAGCAGTATGGAGATAGCATCGAAAATGACAAGCTAAAAGAAGTTCATAATTTGCATGTACAAGCATTGGAGTTACGTCTTCAAGCGGATCAAGCTTGGTTAGAAGGTGCTGAAGCGGAGGCACTTTATGTCGAATCAGATACTTTCTACGAGAAGTACGAGTCGAACTTAAACAGTCTAGCCCGTCAGTGGGGAGTAGAGATTGAATGGGAAGAGACTGAAAATGAAGAATAATAGGATGCCCACTCTTAGGAGTGGGTTATTTAATTTATGATCAAAAGATGCTACAATTTAACTCGTTGGTTCAAATAATTTTCACTGGGTCTCTTTCCGTGAATTTAATGATTAAAGATTGTTCAGAATGACCTTATAGATTTTGTGATAATATAAAAGGAAATATTGGGATGTACATTAAGAAGTGTTTAATACATAAATTCTACATCCTTTCGATTGGGCAGAAAATATATAGTAAAGTGAGTAGATGAAAATGAAGAAAAAAGTAATGGTTGTTTTTGGAACTAGGCCTGAAGCGATAAAAATGTGTCCATTAGTTAAAGAACTTAAAACACGGGACAAGCTGGAAACGGTTGTTTGTGTTACAGGTCAACATCGAGAAATGTTAGATCAGGTATTAAGTGCTTTTCATGTGGTGCCTGATTACGACTTATCGATTATGAAGGCAAAACAGACATTATTTGATGTGACGATAAATATTTTAGAGAAAATGAAAAGTATTCTAGAAGAAGTGAAACCAGATGTAGTATTAGTCCATGGCGACACATCAACTACATTTGTAACAGCTTTAGCTTGTTTTTATTTACAAATTCCTGTAGGTCATGTTGAAGCTGGCTTAAGAACATACAATATTTATTCCCCGTATCCAGAAGAATTCAATCGTCAAGCAGTTGGTGTCTTAGCTCAATATCACTTTGCTCCTACGGAAATGTCAAAGGAGAACTTAGTGAAAGAAGGGAAGAACATAGAAACGATCTATGTTACAGGCAATACAGCGATTGATGCTCTGAAAACGACCGTTCGTGATGATTATACAAACGATCATTTAGAGTGGGTAGGAGATAGTAAACTAATTATGATTACGGCTCATCGTAGAGAAAACTTAGGTGAACCAATGAAAAATATGTTCCGAGCGATCAAGCGGATTGTTGATGAGCGTGAAGACATTAAGGCGATCTATCCAATACATATGAACCCTGTAGTTAGAGAAGCAGCTAATGAAATATTAGGCAATTGTGATCGTGTGAAAATTATAGAGCCTTTAGAAGTATTGGACTTTCATAACTTCCTTTCTAGATCGTATTTAATTCTAACCGATAGTGGCGGAATTCAGGAAGAAGCTCCTAGTCTAGGTAAACCAGTACTAGTGATGAGAGATACAACAGAGCGTCCTGAAGGCATTGCCGCTGGAACCTTGAAATTAGTTGGGACCGACGAAGAAATTATTTATAATACATTTAAGTTATTGCTCGAAGATACAGTAGAATATGAAAAAATGAGCCAAGCAAGTAATCCTTACGGTGATGGCTTAGCTAGTAAGCGAATAGCCGATGTTTTGGAGAGTAGTTAAGGTGTCAATGTGCGTTGCGATCCCAAAAGTAGACAATATAAATTCGGATTTTATTTAGGAGACCAGGTTTGACAAGGCTTGGTTCCTTTTTCTTCTCATCATCATGAAGTGTCTCAGATAGGCGGAAGCCCATCAAGGAAAGCACTTGACAGCCTTCCGCCTATCTGAGGTGAAAGTTGTCAAGATGAGAAGGAGAAAATGTGGCATGTATGCCCTGTGGTTAACTCGCTTTGACATATTGAGCGGGTGTTCTATAATCTAAAACTCCTTGGATTCGATTATGATTATAATAGTGGGTATAATCATGAATGATTTTTTTAGCTTCTTCTAAATCTTTTATTGTTTTTAGTACTTTACGTTCTGCTTTTATAAAGGAGAAAAAGCTCTCAATACATGCATTATCAATGCAATTAGCCTTCCTAGACATGCTCGGATTAATCGTATAAGTTCCCATTAATTCTTTCCATCTATTAGATCGGTATTGCATTCCACGGTCAGAATGAATGATTAGTTTTTCATCAATTACTCTAATTTCCAGTGCATATAAAAGTGAATCTTCTACAAGCTGAACGTCATTTACATCAGATAATTGATATCCTACTATATAATTGTCGTGAAGATCCATTACGGCAGATAAATATAATTTCTTATTACCTATTGGAAATTCAGTCACGTCAGTCACCCATTTTTCGCTTAATTTGGTAGTTGAGAAGTCTCTTTTTAAGAGATTTTCATAAATATGACCAGCGCCTAATGTGTTTTTCCCACTAATAGATTTCCTTTTTTCTTTGCGTGCTTGGCTTTTATAGCCTAACTCTCGCATTAATCTTCTTACTACTTTCTCACTTACATCGATATTATACTTATCTCGTAGTTCTGCGTGTATTTTTCTATACCCATAGTTTTTATCATGGTCATGATAACTTATACCAATATATTCCTTTAACTGTTTATCTTTGGGAGATTCCTTTTTCTTTTTTCTTTTAGTTTTCACATATTTATAGTAGCCAGCTCTAGTAACCCCCAAATTTTCACACATTTTTGAGATGGGGTATTTTGACCTTAATAAATATATAGCTTCGAACTTTAACCTTTTGCCTCCCTTCTTTGAAGTTGTAGGTACTTTTTTAGCAATTCATTCTCCATTTTCAGCTCTTTAATTTGTTGATCTTTATCGATTCCGCGATAGGTTCTAATTTTTCTATTTAAGCCTGCTTCGCCATAAGTTTCATATTTTTCAATCCATATATAGATATAGTCAGGATCTTTAACATCATAGTCTTTCGCAACAGTCTTAACACTTTCACCGGCTAGGACTCTTGTAACAGCCTCAAGTTTTAGTTCGGGTGAATACCTGTTATTAGTTTTATTAGTAGACATTCAAATTCGCTCCTTTTACCCTAGTGATAGTCAAAAGTTCCCGAATTTATACCTGTCAACTAAGAGGGGCGCAATTCACTGTGTGACACCCCGAAATATCGTGAAAATTGTCGATAGAGCGATAGAGAGTAGTGGAAGAGGTTCTGCCTCCTCCTTTTTCATGAAGAAAGAAAGGAGGATTTTATGATGGAGGCATTGCTAACGCTTTTTAAATGAGTTTGGATTCCTTGTGTTCGTGACCCTATACTTGTTGCATCGTGTAGAGAAAAAGTTAGACATGGACAACCAATCGATCCAGCGACTACCAGAAAGCCTAGCGCTGCTTCAGTTTTATGGAAGATCTGATCAAAAGAAAAACAGTAAATA
This window encodes:
- a CDS encoding PilZ domain-containing protein — its product is MLLLIVLFIATLSILFVQNKKIEMNRVTPMNVDNNNLINDQRKTASYQVNLNLNRRKHFRVTLTEDCVSEFLYFENKKLEQLKHKKFTGKIQDISVSGLKFTCPYNLPVKQKIVFNITFSIKNIPFTLKAQFIRKEEYLQKDTFIYGVQFIDISKDEQKHLNLLLNKIELQRRQKMVL
- a CDS encoding nucleotidyltransferase family protein codes for the protein MMFGLLERDINYIIKGLCKFTEIDQAKIFGSRALGNYKSGSDVDIALLGQEITDRTIDELSELLNEVYPLPYFFDILHYSALNNQKLKEHIDTVGIEFYRRNS
- a CDS encoding EAL domain-containing protein, which produces MLINNLIREENFYHHFQPIYDLNNWRILGFEVLLRSKLFPNPEATFIEARKEKKLYELDSGSIHKAISTYRSAGLTKSKGKLFLNIFPSTLLHPNFPTFLNKIIAEDVLLSQQIVLELSESEINNKMDELKQKIAVLKNFGFLIAIDDTGKGYSNAQSIVELDPDFLKLDRYFSKDLHLSKKKQSYIQLLNNYSVQNDCSVILEGIETPSELAVAKTLDIQYGQGFILGKPSLLEQII
- a CDS encoding DUF4352 domain-containing protein — encoded protein: MKVMAKILLIFLLFISLNACGEAEVSPVEQEKEQEQEEQENAAEELQEELDEAEEEPEGEGETEENLSIGDSVNFNDIVITLNDVAYSQGSDWETPNEATFLLADFTVENTSDESYNISSMMNFAIYDEEHFKHSITIYTDAKGSMDGEIGPGRTMRGEVAFDVPESSYYEVVFEEPFTNGQAIWVVEP
- a CDS encoding transposase — its product is MSTNKTNNRYSPELKLEAVTRVLAGESVKTVAKDYDVKDPDYIYIWIEKYETYGEAGLNRKIRTYRGIDKDQQIKELKMENELLKKYLQLQRREAKG
- a CDS encoding IS3 family transposase, with product MAKKVPTTSKKGGKRLKFEAIYLLRSKYPISKMCENLGVTRAGYYKYVKTKRKKKKESPKDKQLKEYIGISYHDHDKNYGYRKIHAELRDKYNIDVSEKVVRRLMRELGYKSQARKEKRKSISGKNTLGAGHIYENLLKRDFSTTKLSEKWVTDVTEFPIGNKKLYLSAVMDLHDNYIVGYQLSDVNDVQLVEDSLLYALEIRVIDEKLIIHSDRGMQYRSNRWKELMGTYTINPSMSRKANCIDNACIESFFSFIKAERKVLKTIKDLEEAKKIIHDYTHYYNHNRIQGVLDYRTPAQYVKAS
- the wecB gene encoding non-hydrolyzing UDP-N-acetylglucosamine 2-epimerase, whose translation is MKKKVMVVFGTRPEAIKMCPLVKELKTRDKLETVVCVTGQHREMLDQVLSAFHVVPDYDLSIMKAKQTLFDVTINILEKMKSILEEVKPDVVLVHGDTSTTFVTALACFYLQIPVGHVEAGLRTYNIYSPYPEEFNRQAVGVLAQYHFAPTEMSKENLVKEGKNIETIYVTGNTAIDALKTTVRDDYTNDHLEWVGDSKLIMITAHRRENLGEPMKNMFRAIKRIVDEREDIKAIYPIHMNPVVREAANEILGNCDRVKIIEPLEVLDFHNFLSRSYLILTDSGGIQEEAPSLGKPVLVMRDTTERPEGIAAGTLKLVGTDEEIIYNTFKLLLEDTVEYEKMSQASNPYGDGLASKRIADVLESS
- a CDS encoding DUF2922 domain-containing protein gives rise to the protein MTKRLELVFENEQAKTVTLSLDNPVYPVDPTAVGAAMDAIIAENAFTSAGGNLVAKKSARVVDRTVEMIEF
- a CDS encoding tetratricopeptide repeat protein; its protein translation is MIYLLDKLVPFGNMLTQTELAEEFKISSSSVSTKYKELENVLWEDIMELQQNLLDFDREDLVDEDEMFEQGGIFEDDFLSSKMSLEREMAKVTQLIQDKDLDSIEEVNAFLTEYLDGGSTRPNSNLSNKDKAQDLIYEAYEAKGMKRKRLAEQTLKLYPNSPDAYNILAMYEDDPEELFFEGMKAGEKELGKAYFNENKGHFWGLVETRPYMRIKLNYACYLLDTGRGEKAIKHFKELLELNPNDNQGVRFELFVTYVEEKMYEEAKGLLEEYKDTLSASATYNRALIEYLQNGPTKRAKQLLNNAKESNPYVIDYLSMKKRLPTAIPNAYSLGDENEAIIYADQHLHLWHEAEEIIEWLTRK
- a CDS encoding YvrJ family protein, with translation METWLPLLSEFGFPVMVTLYLLHRVEKKLDIVNQSIERLPESLATLQYYGGTEQKRSSM
- the yidD gene encoding membrane protein insertion efficiency factor YidD — its product is MIKSLIITSIKVYQKWISPRKSFKMKCRFYPTCSQYAILSIQKYGVIKGFVKMKNRLKRCRPDNFDSCIDYP
- a CDS encoding DUF1659 domain-containing protein, giving the protein MLTNSRLVIVFETGINQIGEPILKTKSFNNIKMGATNEQLKAVADALTPLQGWTPYKMERSNTYNLEA
- a CDS encoding HI0074 family nucleotidyltransferase substrate-binding subunit, whose product is MTFELAWKVLKDYLEAEGFLVKSPIETIKQAFQIGLIEEGHVWMDALAKRNLTTHTYDEELARKFVSEITEKFLPVFKKMYEKLSEER